From Candidatus Nitricoxidivorans perseverans, the proteins below share one genomic window:
- a CDS encoding NUDIX domain-containing protein encodes MKIDLLDEQTAYAGFYRLRRLKLAHERYDGGMTPPLVREVVERSDVGAALLVDDARGRVVLVEQFRPGPYAAGQSPWLVDIVAGRIVSGHTPEETIIREILEEAGVDCHDLHPIGCHYTAPHITSERVHLFCAQVDSTRIAGTHGVADEGEDIRPVTLERIEALRLLESHTLSLWAGLALRWLAARF; translated from the coding sequence ATGAAGATCGATCTCCTTGACGAGCAAACCGCCTATGCCGGGTTTTACCGCCTGCGACGACTGAAGCTGGCACATGAACGTTACGACGGCGGAATGACCCCGCCCCTGGTGCGCGAAGTGGTCGAGCGCAGCGATGTCGGCGCCGCCTTGCTGGTGGACGATGCACGCGGCCGGGTGGTGCTGGTCGAACAGTTTCGCCCCGGCCCCTACGCGGCCGGCCAGTCACCTTGGCTGGTCGACATCGTCGCCGGCCGCATCGTGTCCGGGCACACGCCGGAAGAAACGATCATCCGCGAAATCCTCGAGGAAGCCGGCGTCGATTGCCATGACCTGCACCCGATCGGTTGCCATTACACGGCACCGCATATCACGAGCGAGCGCGTGCATCTGTTTTGCGCGCAGGTCGATTCGACCCGGATCGCCGGAACGCATGGCGTGGCGGATGAGGGTGAGGATATTCGACCGGTGACGCTGGAGCGTATCGAAGCATTGCGATTGCTGGAGTCACATACGCTCTCACTCTGGGCCGGTCTGGCCCTGCGCTGGCTGGCTGCCCGTTTCTGA